In Babesia microti strain RI chromosome IV, complete genome, the sequence TAAAAGCCATTTTCTCGTTCTGTTGAATCTGATCCTCGTAATAAGCGAGGATGTTTTCCTTGAAGAAATCGCCATTGGATGAGGATTGCAAGATTTTGGTTTGCGCTTCATCATGTACGGAAGACACTATAGCGAACGCTAATTGTGCAAATGGATGAGCCGAAATTGCACCTTTCCCTtgcataattatatttccATCCATGTCGAACTGCTGCACGGTGATTTTGTGGTAGTCATCTTCGTAGACGTTTATGATTCCATTGGAATCGGGAACAGAAACTTGAACGACGGCAACATGGGGAGAGACCTCCAAGTACTTGCTGCCAACTTTTGGTCTGAGTTTCAATTCCGTCTTGCGGTTGCCAGTTAACTTAAAAACTCCGTTTACGAGCTTAACATGTTCCGGTACTTGTGGATACAATATATCGATGTCGATCGGTTCCAGGAATGCTGGATAGTTATGTATATTGGGGTTAAGATTCGCTCTACCAATGTCATCGCGATAAGCTTGATTTACCACCTCGACAATTTCTTGTAATATGATCATTGAGATATTGGCTATTATTGTCTTGTACATGGTCCTAGAAAACTCAGTCATAATCCCAATATCGATATCAGAGAGAATAATACCGagaaaattaataactGATCGGCGAATTTCTTCTGACATTGAGGATGGATCCAGTACGGTTCCTTTATAAAGACATTTTCCGTTAGCGATACTAGTACTGCCCTTTTTGTTGATATCAAGTATATTGACCAATTCTTTGCACAGTGAAATAGAGTCACCCAACTTTCCATTATTCACCATTCCCATAAGGGTCAAGTTTTGGGGAGTTGAACTATCTGATGTTGATTGAGTACTAGAGTCGGAGGCGTTATCACTTGATTCGGATTTCgaaattattgatatgtATTTGTTGCTTGAGATCAAATCTTCCAGAACTAGGAGAAATTTGATCCTGCTCAGAGATGCCAATTGAGCTCTATACTCCAATAATAAAGCACTTGTATCATGACCTTCATTCGTTTGTTGGTCTTTACTATCCTCCggaaattttattgatatgaAAGAGTATAGGTATGAGGAAATTGCCTTGGACAAATCATCAAACATCGCATTGATCACATCAGCATTGGCAGTATCAACTGTATTAACACTAGTTAGTTTGGAAACAATTGATTCAAAAGTAATCTTCGGAGTTGATTTTAATATGTCAAAAATCTTTTCCAATTCGGCTGATATAGATTTCATAGTAGTTATTGCCGAATTATATGCCTCCAAAGCTTTAGATTTATTGGCACTATCAGATATGTCACCAAGTGCAAATTTGGCTCCATTAAGATCCCTTAGCGTTTCCGCAGATAGCTTGAAAAGTGACAACAACTCGGATCGTGTAGTATAGGTTGTCTTGCCGGCAGTGCTTACTGTGGTGAATTCATTACCATGATTGACGCAAGATGTAAGTGCTTGTTCCTGAGACGAAGTAACCGTGATCATTGAGATTGGCAATTGAGAGAATAGAGATAAGTCATGACCAGGAGCAATTGGTTTCAAAGTGTACCTAAATGTTGGCAGAGAGTTGATAATGGTAAATCTGCCATCAGAATACATGACTCTCCTGGATGGAATAGTGTTGGTTATGTCGACATCCAGATCCATAAATATGTTGGAGTCTACATCGGGCATTTTTACGAACAACTTGCACAACTCTGgaaatgaatttttgaaCAGCCGCAAAGTCATAGGTCTGATTATGGAGTCGTTAATTTTCTGTATAAGTTTTGATAATCCTGTATATGGGTCAGTACTGGAGTTTTTAGTGGTGTGGGTTTCACTGCAACTCGGTAATACAGTATCTGACTCATCcataatattttccaacgttttgaaattttcatcaataaaAGAATTATCAAAGAATACGTTCTTGAACTTCTCATCAAAAGATGCAAttgttgcaaatttttccaCTAGCTCATCCACATCCTTAGCATTAGTTCCAATAGTAATTGTTGTAGTTGTAGATGTTGTTGTCTGTTTAATATGAGCTCTAAACTCCTTGATCAATGCATTCACGTAGTTTTTGAAACTATTATTGCAatcaatttgtattatGTGGCCTCTTAGGTAGGGTGCCTTCGGTTTCAGGATTGTCTGTGTACTGGGAGTGGGAGGGGAGGAGGGCTTAGTACTTTTACCTTCTTTACTTTCTTCTCGTGTCGCCTTTCCGCTTGTTTCTTGTGTCGTCCCACTGGTGGTGGACGATGTTGGGCTATTCAATTCAAAGTAAATGCCGTTGATCAAATTTCTTATGTGGTTAATGTAACGGAAGTTTAGTATGAGAGAGGATAGCATGGTCTTGGCAGCTTCGTTATTTATACGCAAACTGTGCTTGAATAACTCATCTAAAACAAATTCAAGGTCCTCTATAAACCCACTGGTCATTGATATAAACCTCATCAATTCTTCCTCATTCAAGGCATTTTTACCAGCTTTGGACTTCTCCTCATTCAAGAAAGCTATGAATGCGTTGAAACGGGGGAGCATGCGTACGGCAGTCTCTGTGAAAGATGCATCTCTGAGCATAACGTCATTGAACAACTTGCCCAATCTTGATAAGGTAGGCATAAACACATTGGAAGAGAGTATCGACAAGTACTTTTCTGCACTGGGATTGGATAGAGCGCTGCCTTTATTTTCTCCATCCACACAACTAGTCTTGACCTTCAATGCATCTAGTGCATTGTATGCCCTGGTAAACAGCTTATTGATATGGTATATAGAATTCAACACTGAGAAAACAAAAGAAAAGCCCCTGGCATTGGGAGATGAACTTTCAGGAGATGATTCTTCAATAGGGAAGGCACCGTAAATGGAATAAGTAACACCATGCTTCCCATTCTCAATTGAGTATAGCTTGCCAAGACTGACATTTTCACTATCAGTATAAAAGAGGGTGACTATCTTGTTGGTTGGACGCATAAACCCATTGGATAGTATCAATTCCTTGTAGTTGGTTTCGAATCCAATTGAACTAGTGGAGGCACCTTTCATGGTCAGCATTTTGTGTTTAGTCAACCCAGATCCAATGTAATCGGCTGTTATTTCAGGTCCCTGTACGAGTGCAAAATCACGTTTATCATTCTCAAGTTGCATATATCTCAACAATTCATAGTCTCCACTTGGACCGTAGTTAGTTATAATACCAACACTGGCAAGGCTCTTGTCACCCATGGTAACCCTCTCGATGAAGATTGAGTGGATAAACCCAATGGAGAATGCAGGTAGGGTAAGGTTGCCAATCGTAATTCTGCCGAAGGCAGTATCATGCCTTAACACGTTATCAATGTAAAAGTGGATTGATTCAACTCTACGATGCATACCATCATTGATTGGTTTGGGAAATGGATGATCATTTTCCTTCATAATAACTTGTAAGTTGGATTTAATAGTACCATCATTGGTATTTGTTTTCTGTGCACAGGATGTAATTTCAGTTGAAGTTTTACTagatttgtaaattttctTGAATACCTCACGCAACTTCGTAGTCCTAATATGGTTGATCTCTTTCAACAAAAGGCCAGAATTTTTAGGTACGCACAATTCTTCGCCGTATAATGAGTAGGCAACTCCGTTAGGAAGCTTCTcgatataataattaatgaGTTCGTCATCAAAAATCACTGTAAATGGAACTTCAAAGTCAACAAGACGCTTATTATGCATGTGGGTGGTGATCCATGGCGACGGAAGTGTGTCCGTAGAGGCATGTTCGATGTATGTTGGGGCATTTGGTTCGAACGGGGTCATTGAGCCTATAAACTCCCTAGAGAAGAATTTTGATATCATAGTGCCATCCTTGTTGAAAGTAATTATTTCTATTGAATTCAAGTTCTCATCAAAGGTAGCAAATGTCCTGGCTGTCTCCTTGACTTCAACGAGCTGATTGCCAAACTTCAGAGCCAACACTTTTAATTGGGGGGGGCGGACGGTAGCAGATTTTACCGTGTTGGTCAGGTCAGTGAGTTCGATGGCTGAAATAAAGTTACCAATTTTGGAATTCAAATCGAGATCTAAATAACCCTCGATAATTCCATCGGCAGTAGTATTCATCTTGACAAAtattgatgatattatatccAATGGATCTTGTGTGGTGTGAGTTAAACCAACAACAGTCGGGGTTTCTGAAAGAATCACCTTTTCCAAAGTCAATTTGAAATGATCATCAAGGGTGATCACTGCCATTTTGGTATCATTCTCATGTTCTACTATACTTATCTGCACGACTGCCGATTTCTCTGGAATATGCAGTTGCACATTGCCAAAAGCAGGTATCATCTTGTGCGTTAGTTTAAATTGGTCCTTCAACTTGTAGACTCCATTCTTAAGCACCACCTCCTGTGGAACACTGGTTGATTTCAAATCAACAATGATACTAGTTAGACGTTCCGGAAGGGCATTTATTGAATTACCCCTACCAAGAATGCTTAATACTGCAGATAAACGTGCAAGAGCTGTGGATGAAATAGTCTCACttatcatcaaaaatttctTAATCTTGCTGATAATTGTTTTGATGTTCACATTGGTATTGGGGGTAGAAGGGGTTACTGTGGCATCGGATGTTTCCTGAGAGTTTATAGCCTCAAgctcatttttaatttcttCTAACGGTGCAACAAGGCTTCTAATTGTTGTTTGATCCAGCTTTAACTCGTCGAAGGTGTCATCAAATAATGATGAACTTGATATACCTCCTGTAACTCCAGCTTTCAATGAGTGAGATTTTATGTCAGAAATCAAACCCTCAATAAATGACAAAGATTCCTTCACCTTGTTTCCGAGCAACAAATCGCTAAATGATCCTGAATCGGTAGCTTTACATTTGCTACAATCCACAGTgtaatcaaatatatccTCGTATTTGGTTGATACAAGAAAAATGTGCTCAATGGCTTGCAAATACGCCACCTTCACAAGATACATATTGGGATTCGAAAACATGGCTATAATATCGTCCATAGACGTTGTGGTCCTGTCTAATGAGTTGTATTCATTTGTTCGCGATTCCGTTATGTCGAATGATATACCATCTACTTTTGAATGGTATATTAAACGTGTGGTGAGACCACTGAGGGATTTcttcaacaaataaacatCATCTTTGGTAACTTTGTTTCGAGTGATAGCAATGTTACCTTGAATAGTCGTTATCAATGATTTCAATGAAGAAATAGAAGTTTCTTCGTTGTCAGGGGCAGTTTCTGTGTTTTTGACACTACTGGCGCTATCAACAATGCCGTCTAAAACTGTTATTAATCTGTTAAGTTGGCCTGTTAGTCCGCTGTACTTGCTGCTTGCACTAGACGAAGAGGGATTTTCGAGTAATTCCAGcattaattcattaagCCCAGTAGATATTATTGGAATAAATTTCAGGATGGAAAAAAATTTGGATTGCAAGGTGGGAGTACCATCCGATGGAGGGAGCAAATCGAAAAAGAATAATTCAGTTCCATCTGCATTAACTTCTTTGTTGGTTATAATTGTCGAATTATTCAATCCATCatgtattatttgcaattcAGATCCTTTTGAAATGAGGAGATCATTAAGTTTGCACTGAGGCTTGTtgaattttgacaattctGTGCCCTGATAAATGGTTTCGGTGTAGTGAAGGCCAGGAACACTTGTGGGTAATTTTAGTGATGTATTGGTAATAACATCAACATCAAGTTTGAAATCCGTCTCTAATTTGTAAGAAACGTGGGCGTCTGCTGTTACAACTGGAGTGAACACAAAACTATTGTAATCGCCAGATGGGCCATAACTAGCAATGATAGATACTTGTAAAGGAGTTTGTATTTCGTCAAAATCTTCAGAGTTAATCACTTTTTCTACTGTAATCGAGTGAATTACGCCCAAAGAAAATGGTGGGAGATTTATCTTATGAAAACGTATATTTCCAAAAGTCATCATGCGTTTGGCCAATGGACTCAAGAAAAAAACAACAGAATCCACATTTCCAGTTTCAGAATTAATGTGGATCGAATGTTTCACACCTGTTGGTAGTAAAATGTTGTGATGATTCAATTCGAATAAATCAGAAGGTATAGAAAAATCTACTTTTTGAAACATAACAAAATGGGTTGGAATCCAAGGTACAGTGTCAAAAGCTTTCgatatatcattataaGCAGAACCTACTTTCTTAAactttttaataatatgttcGCCGAAACATCCAGTAGTATACAACTCAATCAATTCACCATtagatgataatttgacgattatatattgtgaagttatatttattggtattattatttcacCAATCTTAACTTCGccaatgtaaaatttggaatCTGGATTGTTGGTGTACAACACGCTCCCATCACTGAgagataattttaaaaattcgTCATCATTGGCAGTAGAAATATCAAAAGTTTTGTAAGTTATGTCATTGAGTGTATAAGTGCTACTTCTATTTTGAGGAATAATAAATCCTGGGTCATCTCTCAAAACAAATCTGTTAGATTGTAAGCCAGATTGCTCATAGTAAACGGTTGAAGTATAATTCGAAGTCTTATCTTGAATCCTAACAACAATCAAAGGATACTTATTGGTGTATGAGACGGTCCTAGTGATAACATCCATGGAATGCggaattaattgattacCAAATATTACACAACCGATAGAAAATCCTGTAGCTGGGGTAACTTTGGTAAAGATTCCATCAGTAGAAAAAACGTAAATAGAAGAAAGATCCTCTGGAACTTGATCAACAAATCCAATTTCGTTTATGTTAagatttacaatttttgtgGCAGCAGCATTTTGTGTGGTATCCAGAGATGGAGAAATTGTTGTTGGAGATCcattatttgatgataGAGTGGTAGTGGTCGTTCCAGAAGTGGTAGTGACTGCTGAAGTAGTTATTGAACTTATTACACCCTCACGGTTATCACCGGTACCTGTAGCTCCTCTAGTGTTTGCTGCTAGAGTTATAATGGATCTGTTTAACAAACAGGCAAACACCACGAAGTAAGAGGGTATATGCCTGTGTGCATTCATAATAGGTAAACATGTGTGAATCAATGTGTGTATGAGTGTAACTCGTCTGTTTACACAACAATGGAGCGACTAATATGGTGCTAAGGATCTAATCAGTATTGTTATCCCAAATAGCATAGGGGAATCAATGTTTTTGAAAGTCCCCATACAATACATCTGTGGCGTTATATGCTTTTacttaataatttataaatgtattgatTCTCTCTAATTGTaacttaattttatttattatttttatataaattttaaaaatgtaaatggTAGCCGTTTAATTCGTATACGTGTCCGGCATGAGTCTAATCATAATGATTCggtatatacatatttaattagtacttttgttgtaaattatgtttCATTGATTGcgaataatgatttatttaatatattaactgttatttaatttgaaatacaaatttattttcggAATTAATGAAACAACGGGGATGAGCCTCATATTGTTTCATCTTCATGGCCGTGAAGGCCCGATCTTTGGTGCACTATCATTTGTcatgattatttatatgcaCTATTGTTttgttttttgaatttcttgaaatttgcaacatttatttttgatgtttGAAGTTGCTGGTCTCTGTTGAGATCTTAATTCCTTTATTATTTCTGGATGGGTTTAGGTGGTTTAAGTGCCTGTGTGATCTTACTTTCTGTTCTAACGTTTGGAAAATAGTCAAGTATGCCGCTTGTATCAAAAAGTCCTGAAAAAAGATAGAATGCCGCTCCAGCCGCGGTCAGTAGTATTAGAACTAGTAAAACTGTTAGAAATATCGTTAATTTTGATCGATTCCCTTTTATATGTTCTGAATCATAAACCATTTTTGAATCTGGATTTATTTGtgtaatacaataatatctAACTGAGAATGGAAATTTTCAGGATCtatgaattaatttttttctcttgatgatatttatgGTAAATCTATCTCATTACCAAAATGCATTGTAAGAATTTTTCTTTGATCTAAGAGATTTTTTGTTTGgttattttatcaattcgTTACATGATCgttagtatatatttttgttaatgAATAATACTGTTTTGTACATAAATCTAATTAAAAACATacattgaataaattatcatatattttttaaacgtGGACTTATGTATtatcataattattacatttttaattattaaaatctAGTAATGGTTGGTCTGAATATTCATTGAAATTATCAGTAGTtttaaaatgtattatatataactataaatttgttagttGTATTGtagaaattaattgtaacaAATCGTGATACTAACTATAATCAATcatcaattaaaaatgtaatgATATGGTCATTTGaatgaataattaatttaaatctTTAAGGATTAAATGATGAACTTATAATGATAGTCAATCATCATAAGGCTTTTGGtatatctaatattatgTAACACTTAACCATTTCATTAATCAAACTGGATGTTTTACCTTGCAtcaatgatatattttatttaaaacaattatagttaaatttggggatataaaaatgttagtTATACTATCAACCTAAtttttatgttatatattttattcatTCATGCCAATATCAATAAACCAATAGCAAGCattattcaattgatacaaattattttaaagttgatatataatcttatatttatgcaattgtgcaaatttgaagtggcaaaatacaataacaattaaaatacCAATATAagtaaaataattctatatgaaaatttaagatagtaaattataaaattccTAATATAACGggttaaaattataatataataattaaaatgaaTCGAGtttttcatatatttattaatttaagcGTAAATACTTGATTATGTCGCTTTGAACACAATGATGAACAACTAATTGTTAAATGTAGATAttagataaaaatataccaACGGgacataaatataatattaaaattagtcGCCTCGAATTAATCTAagattataataaataattttgattcaTCTTATTATGAAATAACAAACGATAACATGCGTATCAAGGAGACCAATTGTATGTTCGTTGAAGTATATTTTGCAGCAAATAAggtttaaatatataattcaacaACTAACAATATGGAGAGTTGAAATgtcatttaaaaatgaaaataataataatttatagccaatttttatatatgtaagtAATGCTGTGAGAATTGATTTGGGtaattttgttcaaatacCTAATCACCTAACTGGATAAATcctaattaaaattgaatgattaaAAATCGATTGTAACTTAATCgtcatcaaaatttatatcagtTATACTAATAGACATATGAGATGATTGATACTGTGATTATAAGATACTGTGCCTACTAAACACATCAACTGACAACAATACATATAGTTAGACTAATGAAGgtattaatttgataatcatatacattaagtctattaatatatttatatccatATAACTCGAAACTCATACTTATTTAAATTCTATGTAACGAGGCATATTCATCATACTGTTGAACTaacaattatcacataaataaaatacatagtAATAAATGATGCGGTTAGAAACAATATctaacatttataattatagtatctttaattgttatagaATAATCAAGTTCTTTAATGTATAGTATgcattgttataatatacaatattatcataacCTCCACGACGTAGCCAGATGTATACATATCaatgctaaattatatattattgcaCTTATgcattttgtatatataatatataaccaTTCGTATCATATAAAAGTATATGGCATATTAACTAAttcatatacatatatataacatatatttacaacactgtattataatacaaaCACATCAATCACATCTCAAGTTGACATACATTGTTCCTTTGTCACATACACTATCTTACAcacattaatattgtattcATAATACTAATCTTAATAGGTATATGTTTTGAttatactatatatatcaagTTAATTGTTctgatatataatacaaatatagtATCATAATTGCGTTACAAttgttgtaattatatattcaatggTATTGTGAGTATAAATTACATGAAATAATCACTCAACACTATGTTTGTGCgtcatatattatgtattgtttaatattatatcaagTGAACTTTCATAAATTAGAATTATCGAAATTGATAGAAtcacatataatattataccacaatcaattaatttgtacacCAATGtcattattaataatatttatatgtaaatattaaaatctGGACCAAATGCGATTATTAAACAACTATTACGCACATAAATCTAAGTCAATGCtatataatgttaataacaatatgtaACGGtaataatgaataaatCATACTCTATTCGTTGATATACTATTATGATACAACATAACTATAATAGATAACTTAATGAAGTATTATATCttgttattttatgtattttttacaacattGCAATTCATCTACTCTAAATCTATAGATAAAGTAAATTACGTTTATAATAGGTAGagtattaaacaaatatattccTCACGCATAAATAAAAAAGCgatatttaccaatttacTAGTATATTGGTCTACAATCATAGTAACACAGTTATTGATTGGTTAAATATAGTATAGCGTGTAGTCTTACATCTAGGGTAGTATATAACAGGCAACTATTATAGTTGGTGTCAATTTGTGACATagaaatttattatatattcatgaGTACATATAGATGACTTGAGTACAAATGTATTTATGGATATAATTTCAGTCttcaatattattaaacagaatttatattaataaaaacatatataattaatttgcacaatggatttaaaatgatgataatagattaatttattacagtaaataattaaaaaatatacaatattaaataaaatataataattaaacaaacTTAAATAGTAtttcaaacaattaatttaatattatttaatttcaaattaattaattatattataattaatatatattacagtaaataattaaaaaatatacaatattaaataaaatataataattaaaataaacttagataatatttcaaacaattaatttaatattatttaatttcaaattaattatataattatatatattattaaatataatatatataaaataatatctaataataattattatttgtattaaattattataattaattaatatttattaatataatttaatataaataatataattaaattaataaatgaattgatttatatataataatattattaaattattttcattatttataaataattttagcaaattaaaacaatttactaatttcaatattatattttaaaattaatttaattattatgaatatatatttaaatataatatttatattatatttaaatatataaaattaataatgaaaaaatagatcaaaataaactatattacaataataaatatttaaaaattaaaattaaatttatttaattattttgtctattaatttaataattatttgattttaatataaatataatatcaattacaaaattacatatagataataattataattaaatttaaattaataataatatataatttaatattcaattatatacataataaattaatatatatgtaaataaataatactttATTTTTCacaaaacaaatattacaatttataattttaatataataaacaattattaattaagatatttataacaaacaaAGTTGTCTATATCagttttatttttaacataattataaattatgatattatattgttatatttaatttatataaactTTTATCTGGATATAACTTCTTGCCTACAAgtctaattatatatatatatatgtctACATCATAATCATTTCTTATGTATGAGATCTATTTACCATATAATCCCCCAAACTCTGGCATTTCACACTCTAGGAAAACATGCCTTAAATCACTGGCCCCTAAAGCTTTTACACGACCCGAATATAATGGAATTCACATCAGACCCTAAACTCggatatttgattaaaagGTATGTTTTAAGATGATTTTAGAAATACAGAGAATCTACCGTTGGAACCAATTAAGGCCGCCAGAATACAGAACAAGCATGTCAAATCTAGATACGACTATATTTCAACTCCCGAAAGTATGAGATTAATTTGTAACTAAGAACATAAaggaaaatttttacacaatgACAAACAACTAAATTCAAAGTCCGTTATACGCATTAAGGCTGGTTCTGCTAAAGGGAAAAAAATACACTTACCCAGAGTACCTTTACGTCCTATGATGAGTAGAGTATAACATAGAACAATTTAGGTGAAAGATGCAGTATTCTCTATTATACAGCATATGGGATTTTTTGCTTTAGGAAGGGAAACAaagtaatatataatttgatactAGTGTTTTAGACCTTTTTTGTGGAACAGGTTCACTTGGCATTGAAGCATTGTCAAGAGGGGCAAAATATTCTACCTTTGTGGACCTAGATAATGCTTGCTGTGAGgtatatgtataaatatataggCTACTAGTCACAACCTCAGAGAATTAAGATTAAATGAAAAATCTAGGGTTATTAGAGCGGATGCTATGgtatttactaattttatgaaGGAGATTTTGAATAGTCCATGGCTAATGAGCTTAGATGACATCTTCGATATAGCATTCATATGTCCTCCGTATGAGCGGATAGTGTATGGGGATTTAATTGAGGTAAATTTCAACTTATTCCTTTTAGAGCGTTGCAACTACTAGATTGTTTAAACAGGGTTCAATAATAGTTTTGGAATACCCAAAAGAATTGGGATTTTTACCACAAGTAATTTAGACAAAACTTAGTCCATACACAATGGAGAACTAATTGGATTAAGGAATCGCAAATTTGGCAGAACTACGATAGCAATTTATGTTAAAAACCCTGATAAtgaaacaaaattattggCATCCAAAAGGACGAAGGAGTTTCGTCTAGGAAAGGAAAAAATTCATAGTTTAGGAGTAGTATCAAGTCCATCCAATCCTTAATCCAAAGAGAGTGGCTCCAATGAAGAAGTAAAGGACAAAAAAGCTTTTGATGAGGATGGAATATGTTGTATTCTTTTTAATCAGCATtgatatatgtataaaaaatatgtggTGTGATAATGTTTGTCTCATGAAAACTTCGCAGTGAGCGTATATAAGAAAGGTGATAAAAGTAAAGAagaatgaaataaaataacCAATCTCATGCGATTTTAAACAagaaaaatttattttaatagaTCTAATTTTAGATATTATTAGTTCAATTGCAGGTATAAACACAGGCAATGCATAACCAAGCCTATGAATTCGTTCCGGTTCCTTCAATACCCATAGAAAACTCACGTCCCAATATT encodes:
- a CDS encoding N1-15 protein, maltese-cross seroactive antigen (overlaps_old_locusTagID:BBM_III07535), producing the protein MNAHRHIPSYFVVFACLLNRSIITLAANTRGATGTGDNREGVISSITTSAVTTTSGTTTTTLSSNNGSPTTISPSLDTTQNAAATKIVNLNINEIGFVDQVPEDLSSIYVFSTDGIFTKVTPATGFSIGCVIFGNQLIPHSMDVITRTVSYTNKYPLIVVRIQDKTSNYTSTVYYEQSGLQSNRFVLRDDPGFIIPQNRSSTYTLNDITYKTFDISTANDDEFLKLSLSDGSVLYTNNPDSKFYIGEVKIGEIIIPINITSQYIIVKLSSNGELIELYTTGCFGEHIIKKFKKVGSAYNDISKAFDTVPWIPTHFVMFQKVDFSIPSDLFELNHHNILLPTGVKHSIHINSETGNVDSVVFFLSPLAKRMMTFGNIRFHKINLPPFSLGVIHSITVEKVINSEDFDEIQTPLQVSIIASYGPSGDYNSFVFTPVVTADAHVSYKLETDFKLDVDVITNTSLKLPTSVPGLHYTETIYQGTELSKFNKPQCKLNDLLISKGSELQIIHDGLNNSTIITNKEVNADGTELFFFDLLPPSDGTPTLQSKFFSILKFIPIISTGLNELMLELLENPSSSSASSKYSGLTGQLNRLITVLDGIVDSASSVKNTETAPDNEETSISSLKSLITTIQGNIAITRNKVTKDDVYLLKKSLSGLTTRLIYHSKVDGISFDITESRTNEYNSLDRTTTSMDDIIAMFSNPNMYLVKVAYLQAIEHIFLVSTKYEDIFDYTVDCSKCKATDSGSFSDLLLGNKVKESLSFIEGLISDIKSHSLKAGVTGGISSSSLFDDTFDELKLDQTTIRSLVAPLEEIKNELEAINSQETSDATVTPSTPNTNVNIKTIISKIKKFLMISETISSTALARLSAVLSILGRGNSINALPERLTSIIVDLKSTSVPQEVVLKNGVYKLKDQFKLTHKMIPAFGNVQLHIPEKSAVVQISIVEHENDTKMAVITLDDHFKLTLEKVILSETPTVVGLTHTTQDPLDIISSIFVKMNTTADGIIEGYLDLDLNSKIGNFISAIELTDLTNTVKSATVRPPQLKVLALKFGNQLVEVKETARTFATFDENLNSIEIITFNKDGTMISKFFSREFIGSMTPFEPNAPTYIEHASTDTLPSPWITTHMHNKRLVDFEVPFTVIFDDELINYYIEKLPNGVAYSLYGEELCVPKNSGLLLKEINHIRTTKLREVFKKIYKSSKTSTEITSCAQKTNTNDGTIKSNLQVIMKENDHPFPKPINDGMHRRVESIHFYIDNVLRHDTAFGRITIGNLTLPAFSIGFIHSIFIERVTMGDKSLASVGIITNYGPSGDYELLRYMQLENDKRDFALVQGPEITADYIGSGLTKHKMLTMKGASTSSIGFETNYKELILSNGFMRPTNKIVTLFYTDSENVSLGKLYSIENGKHGVTYSIYGAFPIEESSPESSSPNARGFSFVFSVLNSIYHINKLFTRAYNALDALKVKTSCVDGENKGSALSNPSAEKYLSILSSNVFMPTLSRLGKLFNDVMLRDASFTETAVRMLPRFNAFIAFLNEEKSKAGKNALNEEELMRFISMTSGFIEDLEFVLDELFKHSLRINNEAAKTMLSSLILNFRYINHIRNLINGIYFELNSPTSSTTSGTTQETSGKATREESKEGKSTKPSSPPTPSTQTILKPKAPYLRGHIIQIDCNNSFKNYVNALIKEFRAHIKQTTTSTTTTITIGTNAKDVDELVEKFATIASFDEKFKNVFFDNSFIDENFKTLENIMDESDTVLPSCSETHTTKNSSTDPYTGLSKLIQKINDSIIRPMTLRLFKNSFPELCKLFVKMPDVDSNIFMDLDVDITNTIPSRRVMYSDGRFTIINSLPTFRYTLKPIAPGHDLSLFSQLPISMITVTSSQEQALTSCVNHGNEFTTVSTAGKTTYTTRSELLSLFKLSAETLRDLNGAKFALGDISDSANKSKALEAYNSAITTMKSISAELEKIFDILKSTPKITFESIVSKLTSVNTVDTANADVINAMFDDLSKAISSYLYSFISIKFPEDSKDQQTNEGHDTSALLLEYRAQLASLSRIKFLLVLEDLISSNKYISIISKSESSDNASDSSTQSTSDSSTPQNLTLMGMVNNGKLGDSISLCKELVNILDINKKGSTSIANGKCLYKGTVLDPSSMSEEIRRSVINFLGIILSDIDIGIMTEFSRTMYKTIIANISMIILQEIVEVVNQAYRDDIGRANLNPNIHNYPAFLEPIDIDILYPQVPEHVKLVNGVFKLTGNRKTELKLRPKVGSKYLEVSPHVAVVQVSVPDSNGIINVYEDDYHKITVQQFDMDGNIIMQGKGAISAHPFAQLAFAIVSSVHDEAQTKILQSSSNGDFFKENILAYYEDQIQQNEKMAFKQQRTTNDSYAISAVFAHYTDWFQGENYIH